A single genomic interval of Desulfovibrio sp. harbors:
- a CDS encoding NfeD family protein → MNAPLLWFIVGVAFFVAELMTPAMVLLFFGVGAWASALAALLGMDLAWQIVVFICISLLTLLFLRRRLRAVFGGRSSRNPSANCDGQNEEQCAPHLLTGRQGVVSKALHPGQVGEVSIDGSFWRATAPEHIAAGSPVLVLGADPGNALVLRVQPVTVS, encoded by the coding sequence ATGAACGCGCCTCTTCTCTGGTTTATCGTGGGTGTGGCTTTTTTTGTGGCCGAACTCATGACCCCGGCCATGGTGCTGCTCTTTTTTGGCGTGGGGGCCTGGGCTTCCGCCCTGGCCGCGCTGCTGGGCATGGACCTCGCATGGCAGATTGTTGTCTTTATCTGCATTTCCCTTCTTACCCTGCTGTTTTTGCGCCGCCGCCTCCGGGCTGTTTTTGGCGGGCGCTCCAGCCGTAACCCGTCCGCCAACTGCGACGGGCAGAACGAGGAACAGTGCGCGCCACACCTCCTGACAGGCCGGCAGGGCGTGGTCAGCAAAGCACTGCACCCCGGCCAGGTGGGCGAGGTCAGCATTGACGGCAGCTTCTGGCGCGCCACGGCTCCCGAACACATTGCGGCAGGCAGTCCGGTGCTGGTGCTGGGGGCTGATCCTGGCAATGCGCTTGTGCTGCGCGTGCAGCCCGTGACCGTATCCTGA
- the pnp gene encoding polyribonucleotide nucleotidyltransferase — MQDIFNPTRLTCQVGGKEIILETGRMANQAHGEVWIQCGGTVVLVTVCSQPLEFDKGFFPLTVEYSEKMYAAGRIPGSFFRREIGRPSERETLVARLIDRPIRPLFPKGLNEDVQVLASVISADQENESDVLALTGASAAIMLSPLPFEGPVAGGRIGRVNGQFVLNPTFEQQALSDFNIVFAASGDALTMVEGDAQFVPEDVIIDALEWGRQQILPLVEIQHKLRELCGKPKMAFTPHEDDAALVALVHELALANGMEEALRVPEKMPRKDARKEVKIKVMEALKANAAWAENEAALKAVGDILSGLEKKLVRARIVNEGTRIDGRDTTTVRPIQIQTGLLPRAHGSALFRRGETKSLVVATLGSSTDEQRMDSLTGDVTKRFMLHYNFPPFSVGEVKPVRVSRREIGHGALAEKSLRPVLPTATDFPFTLRVVSETMESNGSSSMAAVCGGSLSLMDAGVPVSAPVAGVAMGLIKEGDKFIVLTDILGDEDALGDMDFKIAGTAEGITGVQMDIKITGLTTEIMRSAMQQARQGRLHILEEMASAIASPRKELSRYAPQHAEVFVNPDIIRLIIGPGGKNIKAITAATGASVDIEDSGRVSIFAPTAESLEKAREMVSYYDQRPDIGKNYTAKVRKIMEIGAIVEVLPNVEALVHVSQLDVNRVEQPGDVARLGEDMVVKVIEINGDRIRASRKAVLLEEQGHPWNPEDTARPPRSDRGDRDRGGDRGRGDRDRGGRGDRGDRGGRGDRR; from the coding sequence TTGCAAGATATTTTCAATCCCACCCGCCTTACCTGCCAGGTCGGCGGCAAGGAAATTATTCTGGAAACCGGCCGTATGGCCAATCAGGCCCACGGTGAAGTCTGGATCCAGTGCGGCGGCACCGTGGTGCTCGTCACCGTCTGCTCGCAGCCCCTGGAATTCGACAAGGGATTCTTTCCCCTTACCGTTGAATACTCCGAAAAAATGTACGCCGCCGGCCGCATCCCCGGCAGCTTCTTTCGCCGCGAAATCGGCCGTCCGTCCGAGCGTGAAACCCTGGTTGCGCGCCTCATCGACAGGCCCATTCGCCCGCTGTTCCCCAAGGGCCTGAACGAAGACGTGCAGGTGCTGGCCAGCGTCATTTCCGCTGACCAGGAAAACGAGTCCGACGTGCTGGCGCTTACCGGCGCTTCGGCAGCCATCATGCTGTCCCCCCTGCCCTTTGAAGGCCCTGTGGCCGGTGGCCGCATCGGCCGCGTCAACGGTCAGTTCGTGCTCAACCCCACCTTTGAGCAGCAGGCCCTCAGCGATTTCAATATCGTTTTCGCCGCTTCCGGCGACGCCCTCACCATGGTGGAAGGCGACGCCCAATTTGTGCCCGAAGACGTGATCATCGACGCCCTGGAATGGGGCCGTCAGCAGATTCTCCCCCTGGTGGAAATCCAGCACAAGCTGCGCGAGCTTTGCGGCAAGCCCAAGATGGCCTTTACCCCGCACGAAGACGACGCGGCCCTGGTGGCCCTCGTGCATGAGCTGGCCCTTGCCAACGGCATGGAAGAAGCCCTGCGCGTGCCGGAAAAAATGCCCCGCAAGGACGCTCGCAAAGAAGTGAAAATCAAGGTGATGGAGGCCCTCAAGGCCAACGCCGCCTGGGCTGAAAACGAAGCCGCGCTCAAGGCTGTGGGCGACATTTTGTCCGGCCTTGAAAAGAAGCTGGTGCGCGCCCGCATCGTCAACGAAGGCACGCGCATCGACGGCCGCGACACCACCACGGTGCGTCCCATCCAGATCCAGACCGGTCTTTTGCCCCGCGCTCACGGCTCCGCCCTGTTCCGCCGTGGCGAAACCAAGTCCCTGGTGGTAGCCACCCTCGGCTCCTCCACTGACGAACAGCGCATGGACTCCCTCACCGGCGATGTCACCAAGCGCTTTATGCTGCACTACAACTTCCCGCCCTTCTCCGTGGGCGAAGTGAAGCCCGTGCGCGTGTCCCGCCGCGAAATCGGCCACGGCGCTCTGGCTGAAAAGTCCCTGCGCCCCGTGCTGCCCACTGCCACGGACTTTCCCTTTACCCTGCGCGTGGTGTCCGAAACGATGGAATCCAACGGTTCCTCGTCAATGGCCGCCGTGTGCGGCGGCTCGCTCTCCCTCATGGACGCGGGCGTGCCCGTGAGCGCTCCTGTGGCCGGTGTGGCCATGGGCCTCATCAAGGAAGGCGACAAGTTCATCGTGCTCACCGACATTCTCGGTGACGAAGACGCCCTGGGCGATATGGACTTCAAGATCGCCGGTACTGCCGAAGGCATCACCGGCGTGCAGATGGACATCAAGATCACGGGCCTGACCACGGAAATCATGCGCAGCGCCATGCAGCAGGCCCGTCAGGGCCGCCTGCACATTCTGGAAGAAATGGCCAGCGCCATCGCTTCGCCGCGCAAGGAACTTTCGCGCTATGCCCCGCAGCATGCCGAAGTCTTTGTGAACCCCGACATCATCCGCCTCATCATCGGCCCCGGCGGCAAGAACATCAAGGCCATCACCGCGGCTACCGGCGCTTCCGTGGACATCGAGGATTCGGGCCGCGTGTCCATCTTCGCCCCCACGGCCGAGTCCCTTGAAAAGGCCCGCGAAATGGTTTCCTACTACGACCAGCGCCCCGATATTGGCAAGAACTACACTGCCAAGGTGCGCAAAATCATGGAAATCGGCGCCATCGTTGAAGTTCTGCCCAACGTGGAAGCCCTTGTGCACGTTTCGCAGCTGGACGTTAACCGCGTGGAACAGCCCGGCGACGTGGCGCGCCTTGGCGAAGACATGGTGGTCAAGGTCATTGAAATCAATGGCGACCGCATCCGCGCCAGCCGCAAGGCCGTGCTGCTGGAAGAACAGGGCCATCCCTGGAATCCCGAAGACACCGCCCGCCCGCCCCGCTCTGACCGTGGCGACCGCGACCGTGGCGGCGACAGGGGCCGTGGCGACCGTGACCGTGGTGGTCGTGGCGACCGCGGCGACCGCGGTGGCCGTGGCGACAGGCGCTAA
- the rpsO gene encoding 30S ribosomal protein S15: MDVTQKKAVIDAHAKHEGDTGSPEVQVALLTARIEDLTGHFKEHKKDFHSRTGLLKLVGRRRNILNYLKKTDVQRYRALIEKLGLRK; the protein is encoded by the coding sequence ATGGATGTAACTCAGAAAAAAGCGGTCATTGACGCCCACGCCAAACATGAAGGCGACACCGGCTCCCCGGAAGTGCAGGTTGCCCTGCTTACTGCCCGTATTGAAGACCTTACCGGTCACTTCAAAGAGCACAAGAAGGACTTTCACTCCCGTACGGGCCTGCTGAAGCTTGTTGGCCGTCGCCGCAATATTCTGAACTACCTGAAGAAGACCGATGTTCAGCGCTACCGTGCGCTGATTGAGAAGCTTGGCCTGCGCAAGTAA
- the truB gene encoding tRNA pseudouridine(55) synthase TruB, producing the protein MPQQHGVLVLNKPSGPTSARCLTAIKRLGQKKIGHAGTLDPLASGVLLVLLGQATKLSGHLLSGGGKVYRGVLRLGQTTDTWDIEGQVLEEAPWQHISVEDVRREVAAWLDLTEQPVPSYSAAKHEGQPLYKLARKGLEAPQKIKRMKISQADVLETSLPFVSFRVACSSGTYIRSLAHSLGKRLGCGAVLTELTREYSHPFGLDVARDPADFTADPTLLPGCVIPVEDALPHWPRVDLTLEEAARVRNGIAVPCRTPQAGDGDGEDLAFLMEQGQALALAKREATAAGPCWAVLRGLWN; encoded by the coding sequence CTGCCCCAGCAACACGGTGTCCTTGTGCTCAATAAGCCCTCCGGGCCCACCTCGGCCCGTTGCCTCACAGCCATCAAAAGGCTCGGGCAGAAAAAAATCGGCCATGCCGGCACGCTGGATCCTTTGGCTTCCGGCGTGCTGTTGGTATTGTTGGGGCAGGCCACCAAGCTTTCCGGGCACCTTCTGTCCGGGGGCGGCAAGGTGTATCGCGGCGTTTTGCGCCTTGGGCAGACCACGGATACCTGGGATATCGAAGGCCAGGTACTGGAAGAAGCCCCCTGGCAGCACATCAGCGTAGAAGACGTCAGGCGCGAGGTGGCGGCCTGGCTTGATCTGACGGAACAGCCCGTTCCGTCCTACTCTGCCGCAAAGCATGAAGGCCAGCCCCTGTACAAGCTGGCCCGCAAGGGGCTTGAAGCCCCGCAAAAGATCAAACGCATGAAAATTTCACAGGCGGACGTGCTTGAAACAAGCCTGCCGTTTGTGAGCTTTCGGGTCGCATGCAGTTCCGGCACCTATATACGCTCCCTGGCCCACAGCTTGGGGAAGCGACTTGGTTGCGGAGCCGTGCTCACGGAACTGACCCGGGAGTATAGTCACCCCTTCGGCCTCGATGTGGCCCGCGATCCGGCGGACTTCACGGCTGATCCCACCCTGTTGCCTGGCTGCGTCATCCCTGTGGAGGATGCGCTGCCGCACTGGCCCAGGGTGGATCTGACGCTGGAAGAAGCCGCCCGCGTGCGCAACGGCATCGCGGTGCCCTGCCGAACGCCACAAGCTGGCGACGGCGACGGCGAAGACCTCGCGTTTTTGATGGAACAGGGCCAGGCCCTGGCTCTGGCCAAACGCGAAGCAACAGCCGCCGGGCCCTGCTGGGCCGTGTTGCGGGGACTTTGGAACTAA